From the genome of Campylobacter concisus, one region includes:
- the ribD gene encoding bifunctional diaminohydroxyphosphoribosylaminopyrimidine deaminase/5-amino-6-(5-phosphoribosylamino)uracil reductase RibD: MNDEFYMDLALSEAWKFQILTYPNPAVGCLILDENGQILSCKAHEKAGYLHAEPTAILFALCKKSEKFKDDFIKAYNEKFFLNLKPIDLEDQPLEPKFTYEFILKNHSNLLKNAKAYVTLEPCSHHGKTPPCANLLKELSFSEVIIGSHDENKIASGGGNLLQNAGVNVKFGVLKERCDKLLEPFLAYQNGGFSFLKIAISKNGVASGGIIANELSRTHVHKLRSVIDTLVIGGNTVRVDRPKLDSRLVSGGKNPDVIIYSRSDKFDKTIPLFSVPGRKVSIQKKLSLKGLSMFEGADEFLKLAKDGKLANAKWLLIYQSSNFKDGKNLSLDLKLKPLFSGNFGDDSYTWYEILD; encoded by the coding sequence ATGAACGACGAATTTTACATGGATCTTGCTTTAAGTGAGGCTTGGAAATTTCAGATCCTGACCTATCCAAATCCAGCCGTTGGATGCCTTATTCTTGATGAAAATGGTCAAATTTTATCTTGTAAGGCTCATGAAAAGGCTGGATATTTGCACGCTGAGCCAACGGCGATACTCTTTGCGCTTTGCAAAAAAAGTGAAAAATTTAAAGATGATTTTATAAAAGCATATAATGAAAAATTTTTCTTAAATTTAAAGCCTATTGATCTTGAAGATCAGCCTTTAGAGCCAAAATTTACCTACGAATTTATACTAAAAAACCACTCAAATTTACTAAAAAATGCAAAAGCCTACGTCACTCTTGAGCCTTGCTCGCATCATGGTAAAACGCCACCTTGTGCAAATTTGCTAAAAGAGCTTAGCTTTAGCGAGGTGATAATCGGCAGCCACGATGAAAATAAAATAGCAAGTGGCGGCGGAAATTTACTTCAGAATGCTGGAGTGAATGTTAAATTTGGCGTTTTAAAAGAGCGTTGTGATAAGCTACTTGAGCCATTTTTGGCCTATCAAAATGGTGGCTTTAGTTTTTTAAAAATCGCAATTAGTAAAAATGGCGTGGCAAGTGGCGGCATCATCGCAAATGAGCTTAGCCGCACGCATGTCCATAAACTAAGAAGCGTCATAGATACGCTAGTGATCGGCGGCAACACAGTGCGAGTTGATCGTCCAAAGCTTGATAGTAGGCTAGTAAGTGGCGGCAAAAATCCAGATGTCATAATCTACTCAAGAAGTGATAAATTTGATAAGACAATACCGCTTTTTAGCGTGCCAGGGCGCAAAGTTAGTATTCAAAAAAAGCTTAGCTTAAAAGGACTTAGCATGTTTGAAGGCGCTGATGAGTTTTTAAAACTTGCAAAAGATGGCAAGCTAGCAAACGCAAAATGGCTACTTATCTATCAAAGCTCAAATTTTAAGGATGGTAAAAACTTGAGCCTTGATCTAAAATTAAAGCCACTATTTAGTGGGAATTTTGGAGACGATAGCTACACTTGGTATGAAATTTTGGATTAA
- a CDS encoding VIT1/CCC1 transporter family protein: MLDKKRALKQLQNEADDTAIYTLLEASEKNEENKKILRKLITEEKRHYAFCQKITGESRTANLFKVIFYTILVKIFGTSFTLKFMESREEDAEKFYLDIIDEYPEAKDIYDEEVNHENSLISMLKDTKLVNAGGIVLGMNDALVELTGTLSGIALAFSNTKSVGATGLIMGIAAALSMAGSAYLESKENPSDEIKPLTYSLYTGGSYIITTAFLILPFFIFSSGVYAVLSMFFFAFVAIITYNFYISVAKELKFLPRVVEMCVITFGVAIISFGIGFLVKHYFGLDI, from the coding sequence ATGCTAGATAAAAAGCGTGCTTTAAAACAGCTACAAAATGAAGCAGATGATACCGCCATCTATACGTTACTCGAAGCTAGTGAAAAAAATGAAGAAAATAAAAAAATACTTCGTAAATTAATCACTGAAGAAAAACGACACTATGCTTTTTGCCAAAAGATAACAGGTGAGAGTAGAACTGCAAATTTATTCAAAGTCATCTTCTATACGATACTTGTTAAAATTTTTGGTACATCTTTTACTTTAAAATTTATGGAGTCACGTGAAGAGGATGCGGAGAAATTTTATCTTGACATCATAGATGAATATCCTGAGGCTAAAGACATCTATGATGAAGAGGTTAATCACGAAAATAGTCTAATCTCCATGCTAAAAGACACAAAGCTCGTAAATGCTGGTGGTATCGTGCTTGGCATGAATGACGCATTAGTTGAGCTAACTGGCACACTAAGTGGTATCGCACTTGCTTTTTCAAATACAAAATCAGTTGGTGCGACAGGCCTTATCATGGGTATTGCAGCTGCTCTTTCTATGGCAGGATCAGCCTATCTTGAGTCAAAAGAAAATCCAAGTGACGAGATCAAACCGCTTACCTATTCGCTCTATACAGGTGGTTCGTACATCATAACAACGGCGTTTTTGATACTTCCATTTTTCATCTTTTCAAGTGGTGTTTACGCTGTCTTGTCGATGTTTTTCTTTGCCTTTGTTGCCATTATCACTTACAACTTTTACATAAGCGTAGCAAAAGAACTTAAATTTTTGCCAAGAGTGGTTGAGATGTGTGTGATAACTTTTGGTGTTGCGATCATTTCATTTGGTATTGGTTTTTTAGTTAAGCACTATTTTGGCCTAGATATTTAA
- a CDS encoding F0F1 ATP synthase subunit C, translated as MKKIVFLILGLAAFAFGADGEMIRSYSVIAGGIGLGLAALGGAIGMGNTAAATISGTARNPGVGSKLMTTMFIALAMIEAQVIYALVITLIVLYANPMLG; from the coding sequence ATGAAAAAGATCGTGTTTTTAATTCTTGGTCTTGCTGCATTTGCATTTGGTGCTGATGGCGAGATGATTAGATCATATTCGGTTATCGCTGGTGGTATTGGTCTTGGCCTTGCAGCTCTTGGCGGTGCTATTGGTATGGGTAACACAGCTGCTGCAACAATTAGCGGAACAGCTAGAAACCCAGGTGTTGGTAGCAAACTTATGACTACAATGTTTATCGCTCTTGCGATGATCGAAGCACAAGTTATCTACGCACTTGTTATTACACTTATCGTTCTTTACGCAAACCCAATGCTTGGCTAA
- a CDS encoding sodium-dependent transporter: protein MINEKFSKIGFVLAMAGSAVGLGNAWKFPTMVGNNGGSAFIVLYLLLTFAIAFVAFLAELSIGKLGESDVVSSIYKLAPKHKKIWSLSGFFMIGAILIASFYMVVIGWILKYIYLSFSPLLADTKEAATQFNTLLANDLTSAVLCFSLVFLMVFFAVSKGVKSGIEKLNIWMMPSLFILLVCILFYAISMGDGFVKAAKFLFVPNFSAITPDVVLQALGLAFFSLSMGVGVIPTYAANLPEQTNLIKSTLSIIFINILIGIMMGLVVFTFIFAYGADSTASGPGLIFISLVTLFAKLGIVGNIMAIAFFVSLLFAGVTSAVSMIEPFAYYLVRKFEISRKMALVYIGIFVYILGLFCIFSYYAQTANIFSIFGKPVFDALDFLTSNIMMPIGAIIFSFFVGYKLKKESLYLLFGEFMGKVFFEIWYFTLRYIVPIAICAIMIYQIAGK, encoded by the coding sequence ATGATAAATGAAAAATTTTCAAAAATAGGCTTTGTTCTTGCGATGGCAGGATCGGCTGTTGGACTTGGTAATGCATGGAAATTTCCAACAATGGTAGGAAACAATGGCGGTTCAGCATTTATAGTTTTATATTTACTTCTCACGTTTGCTATTGCTTTTGTAGCGTTTTTAGCGGAGCTTAGCATTGGTAAGCTTGGTGAGAGTGACGTTGTAAGCTCCATTTATAAACTTGCTCCAAAACACAAAAAAATATGGTCTCTTTCGGGCTTTTTTATGATAGGAGCGATACTTATAGCTTCATTTTATATGGTAGTTATTGGCTGGATTTTAAAGTATATCTATCTTAGTTTTTCGCCACTTTTGGCTGATACTAAAGAAGCAGCAACGCAGTTTAATACACTTTTGGCAAATGATCTAACCAGTGCCGTGCTTTGCTTTAGTCTAGTCTTTTTAATGGTATTTTTTGCTGTTTCAAAAGGTGTGAAAAGTGGCATTGAAAAGCTAAATATCTGGATGATGCCGAGTCTTTTTATACTGCTTGTTTGTATACTTTTTTATGCAATTAGTATGGGCGATGGCTTTGTTAAGGCGGCTAAATTTTTATTTGTACCAAATTTTAGCGCGATCACGCCAGATGTTGTTTTGCAAGCTCTTGGACTTGCGTTTTTCTCGCTATCTATGGGTGTTGGCGTCATACCGACATACGCTGCAAATTTACCGGAGCAGACAAATCTTATAAAATCAACGCTTTCTATCATCTTTATAAACATATTAATAGGCATTATGATGGGGCTTGTGGTCTTTACATTTATATTTGCTTATGGGGCTGATAGTACGGCAAGTGGACCAGGGCTTATTTTTATCTCACTTGTTACGCTTTTTGCAAAGCTTGGGATAGTTGGCAATATTATGGCTATCGCATTTTTTGTTTCGCTTTTATTTGCTGGTGTTACAAGTGCTGTTTCGATGATAGAACCATTTGCTTACTATTTGGTTAGAAAATTTGAAATTTCACGTAAAATGGCTCTTGTTTATATTGGAATTTTTGTCTATATTTTAGGCCTTTTTTGTATTTTTTCATATTATGCGCAGACGGCTAATATTTTTAGTATTTTTGGTAAGCCAGTCTTTGATGCACTTGATTTTCTTACTTCAAATATAATGATGCCAATAGGTGCCATAATTTTTAGTTTTTTTGTTGGCTATAAACTTAAAAAAGAGAGCCTATATCTACTCTTTGGCGAATTTATGGGAAAAGTATTTTTTGAAATTTGGTACTTCACTCTAAGATATATCGTGCCAATTGCAATTTGTGCCATCATGATCTATCAAATAGCAGGTAAATGA
- a CDS encoding sodium-dependent transporter, whose translation MMDRFSKVGFVLSIIGAAIGLGNAWKFPYMVGSNGGSAFILIYLFFAFVVGLSIFFAEMAMGKISRLDTVGAFKSLATKGANSWKFAGVVMVTGLFIASFYTLIIGWVLKYVILSLGELPKDMASSEALFVNFTSKGIEEQILYFSIAFFAYFFILTKGIKSGIERINVYLIPTLFILLLLMLGYSFGMNGFDEAAKFLLVPDFSKIDQGAILNALGLAFFTMCIGIGCILTYSSSLGNDTNLFTSSLYVVFANIIISVIIGLIVFTFTYEFGSEPSKGAGLAFISLPTLFAKLGLLGNFLAFAFFTSLFFAGITSVISLVEPFIFFLNKSLGLSRNRSIIIVGAVVYLLGILCALSGIGDFKESLTFFGKSFFDLLDYISSNIMLPLGGIIFALFVGYFMKFELLKELFLPYMGKVVFKIWYFLIRFVAPVLVFVVLVREIA comes from the coding sequence ATGATGGATAGATTTAGTAAAGTTGGTTTTGTTCTTTCTATCATTGGAGCGGCTATTGGCCTTGGTAATGCGTGGAAATTTCCATACATGGTCGGTAGTAACGGTGGTTCAGCATTTATTCTTATATATCTATTTTTTGCTTTTGTTGTCGGCCTTAGTATATTTTTTGCTGAGATGGCAATGGGCAAAATTTCACGCCTTGACACGGTTGGGGCATTTAAAAGTCTAGCTACAAAGGGGGCAAATTCTTGGAAATTTGCTGGTGTTGTGATGGTGACAGGGTTATTCATCGCATCTTTTTACACACTCATCATTGGTTGGGTTTTAAAATACGTTATCTTAAGTCTTGGTGAGCTTCCAAAAGATATGGCAAGCTCAGAAGCGCTTTTTGTAAATTTTACTTCAAAGGGCATAGAGGAGCAAATTTTATATTTTAGCATCGCTTTTTTTGCCTACTTTTTTATACTTACAAAAGGTATAAAAAGTGGAATAGAGCGTATAAATGTATATCTTATTCCGACACTTTTTATTTTACTTTTGCTTATGCTCGGCTACTCTTTTGGTATGAATGGATTTGATGAGGCGGCTAAATTTTTACTAGTACCAGACTTTTCAAAGATAGATCAAGGCGCTATCTTAAATGCTCTTGGGTTAGCTTTTTTTACGATGTGTATTGGCATTGGCTGCATTTTAACTTACTCATCAAGCCTAGGCAATGATACAAATTTATTCACTTCATCACTTTATGTAGTCTTTGCAAATATAATTATTAGCGTAATTATAGGGCTTATAGTTTTTACATTCACCTATGAATTTGGCTCAGAGCCATCAAAGGGTGCAGGGTTAGCATTTATCTCGCTTCCAACGCTTTTTGCAAAGCTTGGTTTGCTTGGAAATTTCTTAGCTTTTGCATTTTTTACATCTTTATTTTTTGCTGGTATAACATCGGTTATTTCACTAGTTGAACCATTTATATTTTTCTTAAATAAAAGCTTGGGACTTAGTAGAAATAGATCAATTATTATTGTTGGTGCCGTAGTTTATCTTTTGGGAATTTTATGCGCATTAAGCGGTATTGGCGATTTTAAGGAGTCACTTACATTTTTTGGTAAGAGCTTTTTTGATTTGCTTGATTATATTAGCTCAAACATTATGCTACCACTTGGTGGCATTATATTTGCCCTTTTTGTTGGGTACTTTATGAAATTTGAGCTTTTAAAAGAGCTATTCTTGCCTTATATGGGTAAGGTTGTTTTTAAAATTTGGTATTTTTTAATAAGGTTTGTGGCACCAGTTTTAGTTTTTGTGGTGCTAGTAAGGGAGATTGCATAA
- a CDS encoding sodium-dependent transporter, with amino-acid sequence MAKEQFSKIGYVLAVAGSAVGLGNAWKFPYMVGENGGSAFVILYLLITFLVGIPIFMAELSIGKLSESDSVNAFRKLANKNKNLWQLVGILAMVTAAIISSYYIVIIGWVFKYFTLSFTGLPNDIESSKVIFNELLTHGLGEQTLYFVIAFVACFFILSKGVKSGIEKLNVWMMPSLFIMVLIMLIFSMMMNGFTKSAEFLLVPDFSKISFNSLLLALGLAFWTLSLGMAAIITYSASLSDDTNLATSTLSIVFINIVLAIMMGLVIFTFIFEFGAEPSQGPGLVFISLPTLFAKLGVIGQILAAAFFAALIFAGITSAISIVEPFVFFLIREYSISRIKALSIVGAGVFVLGFLCLLSNIENVGDKFMLFGKNFFDFLDFTASNVLLPISGIGGAIFVGYFMKREALYVLFSPYMSDFVFSAWYFLLRYVAPVCVFIIMINKLFF; translated from the coding sequence ATGGCAAAAGAACAGTTTTCTAAAATAGGTTATGTTTTAGCAGTTGCAGGGTCAGCTGTTGGACTTGGCAATGCATGGAAATTTCCATATATGGTTGGTGAAAATGGTGGATCGGCATTTGTTATTTTATATCTTTTGATAACGTTTTTAGTTGGCATACCTATCTTTATGGCAGAGCTAAGTATTGGCAAGCTTAGCGAGAGCGATAGTGTAAATGCCTTTAGAAAGTTGGCAAATAAAAATAAAAATTTATGGCAGCTGGTTGGAATTTTAGCTATGGTAACCGCAGCTATAATCTCATCTTATTATATTGTTATCATCGGCTGGGTCTTTAAGTATTTCACACTATCTTTTACCGGTCTTCCAAACGATATAGAAAGTTCAAAAGTAATATTTAACGAGCTTCTTACACATGGTCTTGGCGAGCAGACACTTTATTTTGTTATAGCATTTGTAGCTTGCTTTTTTATCCTTTCAAAAGGAGTGAAAAGTGGTATTGAAAAGCTAAATGTTTGGATGATGCCAAGCCTATTTATCATGGTTTTAATCATGCTTATCTTTTCTATGATGATGAATGGCTTTACAAAATCGGCTGAGTTTTTACTTGTTCCTGACTTTAGCAAAATTTCATTTAATTCGCTTTTGCTTGCTCTTGGACTTGCTTTTTGGACACTATCTCTTGGTATGGCAGCGATCATTACATATTCAGCTAGTCTAAGTGATGATACAAATTTAGCCACTTCTACGCTAAGTATCGTCTTTATAAATATCGTCTTAGCCATCATGATGGGTCTTGTTATCTTTACATTTATATTTGAATTTGGTGCCGAGCCGTCTCAAGGACCAGGACTTGTCTTTATCTCGCTTCCAACGCTCTTTGCTAAGCTTGGTGTGATAGGTCAAATTTTAGCTGCAGCATTTTTTGCTGCACTTATCTTTGCTGGCATTACTTCAGCTATCTCTATCGTAGAGCCGTTTGTATTTTTCTTGATCAGAGAGTATAGCATTAGCAGGATAAAAGCTCTTAGCATAGTTGGAGCCGGTGTTTTTGTATTGGGATTTTTATGTCTTTTATCAAATATAGAAAATGTTGGCGACAAATTTATGCTCTTTGGTAAAAATTTCTTTGATTTTCTTGATTTTACCGCTTCAAATGTTCTGCTTCCAATTAGTGGCATAGGTGGAGCGATATTTGTTGGATATTTTATGAAAAGAGAGGCACTTTATGTGCTATTTAGCCCATATATGAGCGACTTTGTATTTAGTGCGTGGTATTTTTTATTAAGATATGTGGCACCAGTTTGTGTATTTATCATTATGATAAATAAATTGTTTTTTTAA
- a CDS encoding TRAP transporter small permease subunit yields MQKVEKFFDKVGDIVGYICMFIMALMIIDVFFNVVARYFFSYGNVAFQELEWHFFAVIFLLGMSYALKEDAHVRVDIFYAKFSPKNKALVNMIGTVIFVIPFALLVSNLSFEFVSDAYTSAEASADPGGLTHRWIIKALIPFSFYLLVFFAIGFFIRNFNLYKKAKKGE; encoded by the coding sequence ATGCAAAAAGTTGAGAAATTTTTTGATAAGGTTGGCGATATAGTCGGCTATATTTGCATGTTTATTATGGCTTTGATGATAATAGACGTCTTTTTTAACGTTGTGGCAAGGTATTTTTTTTCTTATGGAAATGTCGCATTTCAGGAGCTTGAGTGGCATTTTTTTGCTGTGATATTTTTGCTTGGTATGAGCTATGCATTAAAAGAAGATGCACATGTTAGGGTTGATATCTTTTACGCTAAATTTTCACCAAAAAATAAAGCTCTTGTAAATATGATAGGAACTGTTATTTTTGTAATTCCATTTGCACTTTTGGTTTCAAATTTATCGTTTGAATTTGTGAGTGATGCTTATACTTCAGCTGAAGCTAGTGCAGATCCAGGTGGTCTTACTCACAGATGGATCATAAAAGCACTTATTCCTTTTTCTTTTTATCTACTTGTATTTTTTGCGATTGGCTTTTTTATAAGAAATTTTAATCTTTACAAAAAAGCTAAAAAGGGGGAATAA
- a CDS encoding TRAP transporter large permease codes for MAGLIMFIAALLMLGIGFPVAFTFGAVSMIFGMIGSIVESIGDGDGLLGSIEVFKDMFNFMPYRIFSIMESRIFIAVPLFVFMGVVLQKSKLAERLLESMGMLFGEIRGGIAISTILVGALLAASTGVVGASVVAMGVISLPVMLKYKYDQALGCGTICAAGTLGQIIPPSIVLIILGDIFSVPVGELFHQAIIPGLTLVAVYIIYILIVAYLKPDTAPVVKDESGVSKFKQTMRALIAIFPPLLLVICVLGSIFAGIATPTESSAFGCVGAIILAIFYRTFSFSMIKEALAESVKTTALVFAILVGATAFSMVFSYTGGDEIVEKFMTNLPGEKWGFIIFSMVVIFVLGFFIDFVEISYIVLPILVPIAAKLGINPIYLAILVAMNLQTSFLTPPFGFSLFFLRSVAPAEIKTTAIYKGVVPYIFIQLAVLVFFCVFLMELKPMLDASHGGLLNFLLSLFK; via the coding sequence ATGGCTGGCTTGATAATGTTTATAGCTGCGCTTTTGATGCTAGGCATTGGCTTTCCAGTAGCCTTTACCTTTGGTGCGGTTTCGATGATATTTGGCATGATTGGTAGTATTGTTGAGAGTATTGGAGACGGAGATGGGCTACTTGGAAGTATTGAAGTTTTCAAAGATATGTTTAACTTCATGCCTTATAGAATTTTCTCTATCATGGAGAGTAGAATTTTTATAGCAGTTCCACTTTTTGTCTTTATGGGCGTTGTGCTTCAAAAGTCAAAACTAGCTGAGAGGCTACTTGAGAGCATGGGTATGCTTTTTGGAGAAATTCGCGGAGGTATTGCTATTAGTACTATCTTGGTTGGAGCACTTCTTGCAGCTTCAACTGGTGTTGTTGGTGCAAGTGTCGTTGCAATGGGCGTTATAAGCTTGCCTGTTATGTTAAAGTATAAATACGACCAAGCGCTAGGTTGTGGCACTATATGTGCTGCTGGTACGCTTGGACAGATCATTCCACCTTCTATCGTGCTGATTATTTTGGGTGATATATTTTCAGTGCCAGTTGGTGAGCTTTTTCATCAAGCCATCATCCCAGGACTCACGCTAGTAGCAGTTTATATCATTTATATTTTGATTGTTGCTTATTTGAAACCAGATACCGCACCAGTAGTAAAAGATGAGAGCGGTGTTAGTAAATTTAAGCAGACCATGAGAGCACTAATCGCTATCTTTCCGCCACTTTTGCTGGTTATTTGCGTATTGGGTTCTATATTTGCAGGTATCGCTACACCAACTGAAAGTTCAGCTTTTGGCTGCGTTGGAGCCATTATTTTAGCTATTTTTTATAGGACATTTTCATTTTCTATGATAAAAGAGGCATTGGCAGAAAGCGTAAAAACTACAGCACTTGTCTTTGCCATACTTGTTGGTGCGACAGCCTTTTCTATGGTATTTAGTTACACTGGTGGAGATGAGATTGTTGAAAAATTTATGACAAATTTACCAGGCGAGAAGTGGGGCTTTATCATTTTTAGTATGGTTGTCATCTTTGTGCTTGGCTTTTTTATCGACTTTGTTGAAATTTCATACATTGTGCTTCCTATTTTGGTACCAATAGCCGCAAAGCTTGGTATAAATCCAATTTATCTAGCAATCTTAGTTGCTATGAATTTACAAACTTCATTTTTGACGCCGCCATTTGGTTTTAGCTTATTTTTCCTAAGATCAGTCGCACCAGCTGAGATAAAAACGACTGCTATTTATAAAGGTGTTGTGCCTTATATTTTTATTCAGCTTGCTGTACTTGTATTTTTCTGCGTCTTTCTAATGGAATTAAAGCCAATGCTTGATGCGAGCCACGGCGGATTATTAAACTTCTTACTCTCACTTTTTAAATGA
- a CDS encoding biotin/lipoyl-containing protein: MAKKFIDVMDTTFRDGFQSVYGARVLMNDFLPALEAAKEAGIEHFEFGGGARFQSLYFYLNEDAFAMMDKFRSIVGPKANLQTLSRGVNTVTLDTGSRELIDLHAKLFKKHGTTTIRNFDALNDVENLKYSGERIAHHGLKHEVVVTMMDLPSGCVGAHDVKFYEKILREILDANIHYHSVCFKDASGTSSPQKVYETIKMARKLLPEKTHIRLHTHETAGVSVACYLAALEAGVDGIDLAASPVSGGTSQPDILTMLHAVKGKNYDLGGLDVEKILKYESVLNDCLKEYFLPPEAVQVSPLIPFSPMPGGALTANTQMMRDNNILDKFPEVILAMREVVQKGGYGTSVTPVSQFYFQQAFNNVMFGKWKKIAEGYGKMVLGYFGKTPVTPDKEIIKLASEQLGLKPTTKHAVDIADKDESKSLAHVKEILKQNNIKTTEENIFIAAACKEKGIAFLKGEAKVNVRKIDPNAKANECRQTQSGRYSVVVNGSRYNVEVSEGFNDSIQVKSITEVEGKSVKNAKSAAAGATENDIVASLPGAVHKILVSAGDHVKKGQAVVVLEAMKMEIEVKAPKDGVIGSIEVSKGQSVANNQVVAKFK, from the coding sequence ATGGCGAAGAAATTTATCGATGTTATGGATACGACCTTTAGAGACGGCTTTCAGTCAGTTTATGGCGCTAGAGTGCTTATGAACGACTTTTTGCCCGCGCTTGAAGCGGCCAAAGAGGCTGGCATAGAGCATTTTGAATTTGGCGGAGGAGCGAGATTTCAAAGCCTTTATTTTTACCTAAATGAAGACGCTTTTGCGATGATGGATAAATTTAGAAGCATCGTAGGACCAAAAGCAAACCTTCAAACCCTAAGCAGGGGCGTAAATACCGTCACACTTGATACTGGTAGCCGCGAACTTATCGACCTTCACGCAAAACTTTTCAAAAAACATGGAACCACCACCATTAGAAATTTTGACGCACTAAATGACGTTGAAAATTTAAAATATTCAGGCGAGAGGATCGCTCATCACGGACTAAAACACGAAGTCGTCGTTACTATGATGGACTTGCCAAGTGGCTGTGTGGGAGCTCATGATGTTAAATTTTATGAGAAAATTTTAAGAGAAATTTTAGATGCAAATATCCATTATCACAGCGTTTGCTTCAAAGATGCAAGTGGCACGAGCAGCCCACAAAAGGTCTATGAAACCATAAAAATGGCTAGAAAGCTACTTCCAGAAAAAACTCATATTAGACTTCACACTCATGAAACAGCAGGCGTAAGTGTGGCTTGCTATCTTGCAGCGCTTGAGGCTGGTGTCGATGGCATAGATCTAGCCGCAAGCCCAGTAAGTGGTGGTACAAGTCAGCCAGATATCCTAACCATGCTTCACGCAGTAAAAGGCAAAAACTACGATCTTGGCGGACTTGACGTGGAGAAAATTTTAAAATATGAAAGCGTTTTGAATGATTGTTTAAAAGAGTATTTCTTACCGCCTGAAGCCGTGCAAGTAAGCCCTCTAATACCATTTTCACCGATGCCTGGTGGCGCACTCACTGCAAATACCCAGATGATGAGAGATAATAACATCTTAGATAAATTTCCAGAGGTCATCCTTGCGATGCGCGAGGTGGTGCAAAAAGGTGGATACGGTACTTCAGTAACGCCGGTTAGTCAGTTTTATTTTCAGCAAGCATTTAATAATGTAATGTTTGGTAAGTGGAAAAAGATCGCTGAGGGATACGGCAAAATGGTGCTTGGCTACTTTGGCAAGACTCCGGTCACACCTGATAAAGAGATCATTAAGCTTGCAAGCGAGCAACTAGGGCTAAAACCAACTACAAAACACGCAGTTGATATAGCTGATAAAGATGAGAGCAAGTCACTTGCCCACGTAAAAGAAATTCTAAAGCAAAACAATATAAAAACTACCGAAGAAAATATATTTATAGCAGCTGCTTGTAAAGAAAAAGGCATCGCATTCTTAAAAGGTGAAGCTAAAGTAAATGTAAGAAAAATCGATCCAAATGCTAAGGCAAATGAATGCAGACAAACTCAAAGCGGCAGATATAGCGTCGTCGTAAATGGTAGCCGCTACAATGTCGAAGTAAGCGAAGGCTTTAACGATAGCATCCAAGTAAAATCAATCACCGAAGTTGAAGGCAAGAGCGTAAAAAATGCCAAAAGTGCAGCAGCAGGTGCAACTGAAAATGATATCGTTGCAAGCTTGCCGGGCGCTGTGCATAAAATTTTGGTAAGCGCAGGAGACCATGTCAAAAAAGGGCAAGCTGTAGTCGTGCTTGAAGCAATGAAGATGGAGATAGAGGTCAAAGCCCCAAAAGATGGTGTGATAGGCTCTATCGAGGTTAGCAAAGGTCAAAGCGTCGCGAACAATCAAGTAGTGGCTAAATTTAAATAA